The following proteins come from a genomic window of Artemia franciscana unplaced genomic scaffold, ASM3288406v1 Scaffold_8234, whole genome shotgun sequence:
- the LOC136043679 gene encoding uncharacterized protein LOC136043679 yields IIDMQNSSESKCTDSEEDNLQIASSPERRLDDEDDDVPEVHLLNQLVELLKTTFFSVIIDETTDRTIDKQLAIMVVFFSEKDLKLHVEVLDMVKCSDGSAEGLTNRIKQVIEENSIPWQNIVGFCADTSNVMFGAKRSASTLMKAMVPHILNVKCSCHLIHLCSSYACLSLPKILEDLA; encoded by the exons AGATCATTGACATGCAAAATTCGTCTGAAAGCAAGTGTACTGACTCAGAGGAAGATAATCTTCAAATTGCATCTAGTCCCGAAAGACGACTGGATGACGAAGATGATGATGTTCCTGAAGTTCACCTCCTG AACCAGTTAGTCGAGTTGCTCAAAACCACTTTTTTCTCTGTGATAATTGATGAAACCACTGATCGTACTATTGATAAACAGCTAGCTATCATGGTTGTATTTTTTAGCGAGAAAGATCTAAAACTTCATGTCGAAGTATTGGATATGGTTAAGTGTAGTGATGGATCGGCTGAGGGCCTGACTAACCGCATCAAGCAAGTCATTGAAGAAAACTCGATTCCCTGGCAAAATattgttggattttgtgcaGATACAAGTAACGTCATGTTTGGAGCCAAAAGATCTGCTTCAACCCTTATGAAAGCCATGGTGCCACACATCTTGAATGTGAAATGCTCATGCCATCTTATTCACTTATGCTCGTCATATGCATGCTTGTCACTTCCCAAGATACTCGAAGACTTGGCGTGA